The following proteins come from a genomic window of Trifolium pratense cultivar HEN17-A07 linkage group LG4, ARS_RC_1.1, whole genome shotgun sequence:
- the LOC123921483 gene encoding protein CURVATURE THYLAKOID 1C, chloroplastic isoform X2 — protein sequence MASIIASLPPPLLLHGRKSFQGNFQNFPVSLLSGRRSNIAFVVKASGESSESSTSLTVFKSVQSVWDTPEDRLGLIGLGFAAVVALWASTNLIAAIDKLPVIPISLELIGILFSVVSIVLNNAQTHEYKSTILYNECIHHKIHKSCKLCFTKGTRYIDWLIWQVDK from the exons ATGGCTTCCATTATTGCAAGCTTGCCACCACCATTGCTGCTTCATGGCAGAAAATCATTTCAAGGGAACTTCCAAAATTTCCCTGTTTCTCTTCTTTCAG GGAGACGGAGCAACATTGCATTTGTTGTGAAGGCTTCTGGAGAAAGTTCTGAATCTTCAACTTCACTTACTGTTTTCAAATCTGTTCAGAGTGTT TGGGATACACCTGAGGACCGGTTGGGACTAATTGGTTTGGGCTTTGCAGCTGTAGTAGCACTTTGGGCATCAACAAATTTGATAGCG GCCATTGACAAATTGCCAGTTATCCCAATTTCTTTAGAACTAATTGGAATACTTTTCTCAGTGGTAAGTATTGTGCTAAATAATGCGCAGACGCATGAATATAAAAGCACAATTTTGTATAATGAGTGCATTCATCACAAAATACATAAGAG ttGCAAACTATGTTTTACAAAAGGAACTCGATATATTGATTGGTTGATTTGGCAAGTTGATAAGTAA
- the LOC123921483 gene encoding protein CURVATURE THYLAKOID 1C, chloroplastic isoform X1 → MASIIASLPPPLLLHGRKSFQGNFQNFPVSLLSGRRSNIAFVVKASGESSESSTSLTVFKSVQSVWDTPEDRLGLIGLGFAAVVALWASTNLIAAIDKLPVIPISLELIGILFSVVSIVLNNAQTHEYKSTILYNECIHHKIHKSCKLCFTKGTRYIDWLIWQVDK, encoded by the exons ATGGCTTCCATTATTGCAAGCTTGCCACCACCATTGCTGCTTCATGGCAGAAAATCATTTCAAGGGAACTTCCAAAATTTCCCTGTTTCTCTTCTTTCAG GGAGACGGAGCAACATTGCATTTGTTGTGAAGGCTTCTGGAGAAAGTTCTGAATCTTCAACTTCACTTACTGTTTTCAAATCTGTTCAGAGTGTT TGGGATACACCTGAGGACCGGTTGGGACTAATTGGTTTGGGCTTTGCAGCTGTAGTAGCACTTTGGGCATCAACAAATTTGATAGCG GCCATTGACAAATTGCCAGTTATCCCAATTTCTTTAGAACTAATTGGAATACTTTTCTCAGTGGTAAGTATTGTGCTAAATAATGCGCAGACGCATGAATATAAAAGCACAATTTTGTATAATGAGTGCATTCATCACAAAATACATAAGAGTTGCAA ACTATGTTTTACAAAAGGAACTCGATATATTGATTGGTTGATTTGGCAAGTTGATAAGTAA
- the LOC123921483 gene encoding protein CURVATURE THYLAKOID 1C, chloroplastic isoform X3 translates to MASIIASLPPPLLLHGRKSFQGNFQNFPVSLLSGRRSNIAFVVKASGESSESSTSLTVFKSVQSVWDTPEDRLGLIGLGFAAVVALWASTNLIAAIDKLPVIPISLELIGILFSVWFTYRYLLFKPDREELFQILNKSASDILGR, encoded by the exons ATGGCTTCCATTATTGCAAGCTTGCCACCACCATTGCTGCTTCATGGCAGAAAATCATTTCAAGGGAACTTCCAAAATTTCCCTGTTTCTCTTCTTTCAG GGAGACGGAGCAACATTGCATTTGTTGTGAAGGCTTCTGGAGAAAGTTCTGAATCTTCAACTTCACTTACTGTTTTCAAATCTGTTCAGAGTGTT TGGGATACACCTGAGGACCGGTTGGGACTAATTGGTTTGGGCTTTGCAGCTGTAGTAGCACTTTGGGCATCAACAAATTTGATAGCG GCCATTGACAAATTGCCAGTTATCCCAATTTCTTTAGAACTAATTGGAATACTTTTCTCAGTG TGGTTCACTTATCGCTATCTCTTATTCAAGCCTGACCG GGAAGAACTTTTTCAAATCTTGAATAAGTCGGCTTCAGACATCTTGGGCCGGTAA